From the Exiguobacterium aurantiacum genome, one window contains:
- a CDS encoding phage major capsid protein, translated as MENTVELRFKNLQLRSTDANQLVVRGYVNKTNQLSEVMGTAKKFVEKIERGAFTKALQVKKQDVDFLAEHDQERILASTSNNSLELKEDEVGLFMEARIAPTSWGRDYYELITAGLFKNMSFGFRVLKDEWKYLGKQLHERTIKELELFEVSVVKNPAYSQSNISARQFTLIEEVEVPSIEQTEKTKGETRKMRKIETRKNELEEILKGESRSLQKTADGHTLVPQSVHQDIVHLMEEKSPIFALAKRYDSVSGNLKIAREDDSIEAGFVGEGDDIIESSFGFEYAELKQKRVGAAVTLTNQLINDSGINIEDYVKSLLARRVVKVVERSMLVGQEPEELNGIVHDENVKAISMDGVVTVDTLVDLYTSIHPEYLDDAAFIMEKGFFDQIAKLKDSNGHFYMQNGMVNGQLIRTLFGAPIHVTDSLPTTTPVIFGNYQEGVSMMIKQQSGLQEIVDSKQALRGSKLLVFDMYMDSIVTNPQALVKLQQV; from the coding sequence ATGGAGAACACAGTGGAATTACGATTTAAGAATTTACAACTAAGATCAACTGATGCGAATCAATTAGTAGTAAGAGGATACGTGAACAAGACGAATCAATTAAGTGAAGTCATGGGAACGGCAAAGAAGTTTGTTGAGAAAATTGAACGAGGTGCGTTCACAAAAGCACTTCAAGTAAAAAAGCAGGACGTTGATTTTCTTGCAGAACATGATCAAGAACGTATTTTAGCTTCGACAAGTAATAATTCACTTGAACTAAAAGAAGATGAGGTCGGTCTATTTATGGAAGCGAGAATTGCACCGACTTCATGGGGGCGAGACTACTATGAATTGATTACTGCAGGTCTGTTTAAAAATATGTCATTCGGCTTCAGAGTATTGAAAGATGAATGGAAGTATCTTGGCAAACAACTTCACGAAAGAACAATCAAAGAGTTAGAACTATTTGAAGTAAGTGTTGTAAAGAATCCTGCATATTCACAATCAAATATTTCAGCGAGACAGTTTACGTTAATTGAAGAAGTTGAAGTTCCATCAATCGAACAAACAGAGAAAACTAAAGGGGAAACTAGAAAAATGAGAAAAATTGAGACACGAAAAAACGAACTAGAAGAAATCTTAAAAGGCGAGAGTCGTTCACTTCAAAAAACTGCAGACGGACACACTTTAGTTCCACAATCAGTACATCAAGACATTGTGCATTTGATGGAAGAGAAGTCTCCAATCTTTGCGCTAGCAAAAAGATACGATTCAGTCAGTGGTAATTTGAAAATCGCACGAGAAGACGATTCTATTGAAGCAGGATTTGTAGGTGAAGGCGATGATATTATTGAGAGTTCATTCGGCTTTGAATACGCAGAGCTAAAGCAAAAACGCGTTGGCGCAGCAGTGACGCTTACGAATCAGTTAATCAATGACAGTGGAATTAATATTGAAGACTACGTTAAATCATTGTTGGCTAGACGAGTTGTTAAGGTCGTTGAGCGTTCTATGTTAGTAGGACAAGAACCTGAGGAGTTAAATGGTATCGTGCATGATGAAAATGTAAAGGCAATTTCGATGGATGGTGTTGTAACGGTAGATACACTTGTTGATCTATATACATCAATTCATCCTGAGTATCTTGATGATGCGGCATTCATTATGGAGAAAGGATTCTTTGACCAAATTGCAAAATTAAAGGATTCAAATGGTCATTTCTATATGCAAAATGGTATGGTCAACGGTCAATTGATTCGAACGCTTTTCGGAGCTCCAATTCATGTAACTGATTCTTTACCGACTACAACACCTGTTATCTTCGGGAATTATCAAGAAGGCGTATCAATGATGATCAAACAGCAATCAGGACTTCAAGAAATTGTTGATTCAAAGCAAGCACTTCGAGGTTCGAAATTATTAGTGTTTGATATGTATATGGATTCGATCGTGACAAATCCACAAGCACTTGTTAAGTTGCAACAAGTATAA
- a CDS encoding abortive infection family protein: MNQTVAQLEKFKDSMIEAVKYYWHLEDADEYEPYALNKILSAEEYKTNRHMLLLFYMKYNQRIPDLFDKNRELIDLLNYLFDEIQLESEAIKEIKEELYPVMDALEIKNMKLEVIYVQPELPEILTHSHILTEVRKGEQRIDQGDYAGAITSSKTLVESVIKELLIKFEPENKEKIDNYDLLKLYKNLRKHLNMEKVDTKSGVENEESLAAKKFEESLNRILSGFNNVIQGLAEIRNLSGDSHLPTVKASRHHAVMAVNSSITICNFLFHTYKYQQEAKQKVR; the protein is encoded by the coding sequence TTGAATCAAACTGTTGCTCAATTAGAAAAATTTAAAGATTCAATGATCGAGGCAGTAAAGTATTATTGGCATTTAGAAGATGCAGATGAATATGAACCGTATGCATTAAATAAGATTCTTAGCGCAGAAGAGTATAAAACTAATAGACACATGCTATTACTTTTCTATATGAAATATAATCAAAGAATTCCCGATTTGTTTGACAAAAATCGAGAGCTAATTGATTTACTAAACTATTTGTTTGACGAGATACAACTTGAGTCCGAAGCAATAAAAGAAATTAAAGAAGAGCTTTATCCTGTCATGGACGCATTAGAAATCAAGAATATGAAACTTGAAGTGATTTATGTTCAACCTGAATTACCTGAAATTCTGACGCATTCACACATCTTAACTGAAGTTAGAAAAGGTGAGCAGCGAATCGATCAAGGTGACTATGCTGGTGCAATTACCTCTTCTAAAACATTAGTGGAATCTGTTATCAAAGAACTCTTGATAAAGTTCGAACCTGAAAATAAAGAGAAAATTGATAACTATGATTTACTCAAGTTATATAAGAATCTTAGAAAGCACTTGAACATGGAGAAAGTTGATACTAAGAGTGGTGTTGAAAATGAAGAAAGTCTGGCAGCGAAAAAGTTCGAAGAGAGTCTTAATCGAATTCTCAGTGGGTTTAACAATGTTATACAGGGGCTGGCCGAGATAAGAAATTTATCTGGAGATTCACACCTTCCAACGGTAAAAGCATCAAGGCATCATGCGGTAATGGCGGTAAACTCTTCTATTACTATTTGTAACTTTTTGTTTCACACCTATAAGTATCAACAAGAAGCGAAACAAAAAGTTAGATAA
- the istA gene encoding IS21 family transposase — protein sequence MSDINCIKFLRNHKSHSINRIAKNLDLNWRTVKKYADSAQLPSETIRPKRGMMYGTKWGEMVEDWLTEDQMLQKKLRRTNKKIYETLVANGFEGSYRTVCNFIKNWHMTSEEENDTRHERLQHPPGEAQVDFGTMEVVKDSHAVDVKCLVMSLPFSNRTAAVALPAENQECFLTGLKMLFEEIGGVPQQLRIDNLPAAVIQPRTTREEAIYTDAFMQFMAHYGFQVQSCNPYSGNEKGSVENKVGYVRYNFLVPAPVMHDYDSMNRQLAVSLRDDMERVHYEKHVLIRELFEKEQRHLLRLPQEDFPVFKEELFKVNKYGEITIDKTKVLIPSGARHGQVRAILRWDSMKILSLHGEILYEEKRPYMMTKRALPWENIISTWHKKPRSFGHSRYSEYLPGRIKEYLGVPNLLVRQERLAWIRAKLALYPILEINERLYELLSEDDDPAVVEDHPYDVDWSKYDSLNRPWGEGGAV from the coding sequence ATGTCCGATATCAATTGTATCAAATTTCTTAGAAACCACAAATCTCATTCAATCAATCGAATCGCTAAAAATCTAGACCTCAATTGGAGGACGGTAAAAAAATACGCGGATTCAGCTCAATTGCCAAGCGAAACCATTCGCCCCAAGAGGGGCATGATGTACGGAACGAAATGGGGCGAGATGGTCGAAGATTGGTTGACAGAGGATCAGATGCTTCAGAAAAAGTTGAGACGAACGAATAAAAAGATTTATGAAACGCTGGTGGCGAACGGATTCGAGGGCTCTTATCGAACGGTGTGCAATTTCATCAAGAACTGGCATATGACAAGCGAAGAGGAAAACGACACAAGGCATGAACGACTGCAGCACCCTCCGGGTGAGGCGCAGGTGGATTTCGGGACGATGGAAGTCGTCAAAGATAGTCATGCGGTCGATGTGAAGTGCCTCGTCATGAGTCTGCCCTTCAGCAACCGTACGGCAGCCGTCGCCCTCCCCGCAGAAAACCAAGAGTGCTTCCTGACGGGACTCAAAATGCTTTTTGAAGAAATCGGCGGTGTGCCGCAACAACTCCGAATTGATAATCTCCCCGCGGCAGTCATCCAACCGCGAACGACGAGGGAAGAGGCGATCTATACCGATGCTTTCATGCAGTTCATGGCTCATTATGGATTCCAAGTCCAAAGCTGTAATCCTTACAGCGGGAACGAGAAAGGAAGTGTCGAGAACAAGGTCGGATACGTTCGATACAACTTTCTTGTCCCGGCCCCTGTCATGCATGATTACGATTCGATGAACCGACAGCTCGCAGTTTCCCTACGGGACGACATGGAGCGAGTCCATTACGAAAAGCATGTGCTGATCCGTGAGCTGTTCGAAAAAGAGCAGAGACATCTATTGCGATTACCTCAAGAAGACTTCCCCGTCTTCAAGGAAGAACTGTTCAAGGTGAACAAGTACGGCGAAATAACGATCGATAAGACGAAAGTCTTGATCCCTTCAGGGGCTCGTCATGGGCAAGTACGCGCCATCTTAAGGTGGGATTCGATGAAGATTCTCTCACTTCACGGAGAAATCCTTTACGAAGAAAAACGTCCCTACATGATGACAAAGCGTGCGCTCCCATGGGAAAACATCATCAGCACTTGGCACAAGAAGCCGAGAAGCTTCGGGCACTCCCGTTATTCCGAATATCTGCCGGGTAGAATCAAAGAGTACCTGGGCGTACCCAACTTACTCGTTCGGCAGGAAAGACTGGCCTGGATCCGAGCCAAGCTCGCACTCTATCCAATCCTCGAGATCAATGAACGCCTATACGAGCTACTGAGCGAGGACGACGATCCAGCCGTGGTTGAGGACCATCCTTATGATGTGGATTGGAGCAAGTACGATAGCCTGAATCGGCCTTGGGGAGAAGGTGGTGCAGTATGA
- the istB gene encoding IS21-like element helper ATPase IstB produces the protein MSLKEMCKSLRLAYVAEIYESIPTESPEKFLTELFSMEMRLREEAKAQRLIKKAKFINNKSLDDYHWGNHIYFPKHLDKDELTSLNFVEHSQNVVLTGSPGTGKTHLAIGLGREACHKGYEVRFFRVSELVEQLNKAWRDGKLSSFHSRLESADLIILDEMGYIPLTKESAELLFHLITDWYERKSLIITSNLEFSQWNRIFGDARLTAALVDRVIHHAHILNFTGDSYRVTHALSKH, from the coding sequence ATGAGCCTAAAAGAAATGTGCAAATCGCTCCGCCTTGCCTATGTCGCTGAAATCTATGAATCGATTCCAACTGAATCCCCTGAAAAGTTTCTCACGGAGCTTTTCTCAATGGAAATGCGCCTCCGCGAGGAAGCGAAAGCGCAACGGTTAATCAAAAAGGCTAAATTCATCAACAACAAGTCACTCGACGATTATCACTGGGGCAATCACATCTATTTCCCGAAGCATTTGGATAAGGACGAACTGACCTCATTGAATTTCGTCGAGCATTCACAGAACGTCGTTCTGACAGGGTCCCCGGGGACGGGAAAGACCCATTTGGCCATCGGACTCGGGAGAGAAGCTTGTCACAAAGGTTATGAGGTGAGGTTCTTCCGGGTCTCCGAGCTCGTAGAGCAACTTAACAAGGCCTGGAGGGATGGGAAGCTGAGCAGCTTCCATTCACGTCTCGAATCGGCAGACCTGATCATTTTGGACGAGATGGGATACATCCCTCTCACAAAAGAATCTGCGGAACTCCTGTTCCATCTCATCACTGACTGGTATGAGCGAAAGAGCTTGATCATCACGTCCAACCTTGAGTTCAGCCAGTGGAATCGCATCTTTGGCGACGCGCGCCTAACGGCGGCACTCGTCGATCGCGTCATCCATCACGCTCACATATTAAATTTCACAGGTGACAGTTATCGTGTCACGCATGCGTTGTCGAAACACTAA
- the queG gene encoding tRNA epoxyqueuosine(34) reductase QueG — translation MDPETLKQKIVAYATTIGIDELKVTTADPFIVMKQRLVKQQEKGFASGFEEPDLDKRTTPTLLLDEAQSIIAIAIAYPSKLKDAPRSVADERRGLFARASWGLDYHRVVGSRLEQLQAYIEQLVPGVRTRSMVDTGELVDRAVAERAGIGFSGKNCSIISPEKGSYLYLGEMILDTYLPPDEMIEDGCGECTKCMTACPTTALVEPGVLDAKRCIAYLTQMKTLMPREFRSKLGGRLYGCDTCQQVCPYNRKKDWRHHEELLPEAEIVKPLLVPLLDLSNREFKAKYGHLSGSWRGKKPIQRNAILALAHYREPSAVPVLEDFIRKDEREDMRATAVWAIGAILGPEAETIYQQVEAIETSEMVHEEIRLFREEWDHEDRVI, via the coding sequence ATGGATCCGGAAACACTTAAACAGAAGATTGTGGCATATGCGACAACGATCGGGATCGACGAGTTGAAAGTGACGACCGCCGACCCGTTCATCGTCATGAAGCAACGTCTCGTGAAGCAACAAGAGAAAGGATTCGCTTCGGGCTTTGAGGAGCCCGACTTGGACAAACGGACGACACCGACGCTGTTGCTCGACGAGGCACAGTCAATCATCGCCATCGCGATCGCCTATCCAAGTAAATTGAAGGATGCCCCGCGAAGTGTCGCGGATGAGCGGCGTGGCTTGTTCGCCCGGGCGTCATGGGGGCTCGATTACCATCGTGTCGTCGGCTCAAGGCTCGAGCAATTACAAGCGTATATTGAGCAGCTCGTTCCGGGAGTCCGGACGCGCTCGATGGTCGATACGGGTGAACTCGTCGACCGGGCCGTGGCCGAACGGGCTGGGATCGGCTTCAGCGGCAAAAACTGCTCGATCATCTCGCCGGAGAAAGGGTCGTACCTTTATTTAGGGGAGATGATCCTCGACACGTATTTACCACCGGATGAGATGATTGAAGACGGATGTGGCGAGTGCACGAAATGTATGACAGCTTGTCCGACGACAGCGCTCGTCGAACCAGGTGTGCTCGATGCCAAACGTTGCATCGCCTATTTGACGCAAATGAAGACGCTCATGCCGCGCGAGTTTCGTTCGAAGCTCGGCGGACGACTTTATGGTTGCGACACGTGCCAACAAGTCTGCCCGTACAATCGGAAGAAAGACTGGCGCCATCATGAGGAACTGCTCCCTGAAGCCGAAATCGTCAAACCGTTGCTCGTACCGTTATTGGACTTGAGCAATCGGGAGTTCAAAGCGAAATATGGGCATCTGTCTGGGTCGTGGCGCGGTAAAAAGCCGATTCAACGGAATGCGATTTTGGCGTTGGCGCACTACCGGGAACCATCGGCCGTACCAGTTCTCGAAGACTTTATCCGAAAAGATGAGCGAGAAGACATGCGAGCGACGGCCGTCTGGGCAATCGGCGCAATTCTCGGACCTGAGGCCGAGACGATTTATCAACAGGTCGAAGCGATCGAGACATCGGAAATGGTACATGAAGAGATTCGCTTATTTCGAGAGGAGTGGGACCATGAAGACCGTGTCATCTAA
- a CDS encoding class I SAM-dependent DNA methyltransferase translates to MAILDWTEIRDRAIKFSAEWKDETNENAEAKSFWNDFFNIFGISRRRVATFEERVSKLEGTGFIDLLWKGVLLIEHKSRGKDLNKAYNQAIDYFPGLKESELPKYILVSDFERFALHDLETGAKREFELKNLHKNIELFGFIAGYQKQEFKEQDPVNIKAAEKMAKLHDGLKDAGYVGHELEVYLVRLLFCLFADDTGIFEKNIFRDYIEQHTKEDGSDLAMHLHQIFAILDTPREKRMTTLSEALNQFPYVNGKLFEETLPPAAFNKDMRELFLECCILDWGKISPAIFGSMFQGVMKPDERRSLGAHYTSEKNILKVIEPLFMNDLRKEFESCKGNIRKLEEFHEKLSTLTFLDPACGCGNFLIIAYRELRLLEIEVLREITTGQMAIDLGFLLKVNVDQFYGIEIDEFPAQIAQVALWLMDHQMNMMAGQEFGMYYTRLPLTKKANIQHANALEIDWESVISSKRLSYILGNPPFVGSSMMSKEQKEAMKPITKELKSAGGLDFVCAWYIKAAQYVQYSNTLVGLVSTNSVVQGEQAIVLWKYLFKEKRMTIHFAHQTFKWTNEARGNAAVFCIIVGFSAHRDLPKHLYSYPDISAEPTLKKVKNINQYLLESPTIFIEKRRKPISEVPEMLYGTKPVDGGNYLFTKEEMESFLLQEPQAQPYFKTWIGAQELTNSTERYCLYLKDCPPGQLKKMPLVLERVNNVRAIRLESDKKSTKEWANYPTHFTEDRYSDSNILIVPRVTSEKRPYVPIGFYQKGTICSDAAFQVSNATPYLFGLLNSSMHMAWLKTVGGRLKSDFRYSNTLVYNNFVFPNASEQIVDKVEKVANEILELRKNYISYNNTLADLYSPLTMPQDLRKAHNKLDAIVDKAYGRKFKTEEERVVHLLSLYTELTSK, encoded by the coding sequence GTGGCAATATTAGATTGGACGGAAATAAGGGACCGAGCTATAAAGTTTTCTGCTGAATGGAAAGATGAAACGAATGAAAATGCAGAAGCAAAATCATTTTGGAACGACTTTTTTAACATCTTTGGAATATCAAGACGCCGTGTAGCTACATTTGAAGAACGGGTTAGCAAGTTAGAAGGAACAGGGTTCATTGATTTACTTTGGAAAGGAGTTCTTCTGATAGAACATAAATCTCGAGGAAAGGACTTGAATAAAGCTTACAATCAAGCAATCGATTACTTCCCGGGACTAAAAGAATCAGAACTACCTAAGTATATTCTTGTATCTGACTTTGAACGATTTGCTTTGCACGATTTAGAAACTGGAGCGAAGCGAGAATTCGAACTAAAAAACTTACATAAGAACATTGAATTGTTCGGTTTTATAGCAGGCTATCAGAAACAAGAATTTAAAGAGCAAGATCCTGTAAACATTAAAGCTGCAGAGAAGATGGCTAAATTACACGATGGGCTTAAAGACGCTGGATATGTTGGGCATGAATTAGAAGTCTACTTAGTGCGCTTATTATTCTGCCTATTTGCAGATGATACAGGTATATTTGAAAAGAACATCTTTAGAGATTACATTGAGCAACATACTAAAGAGGACGGTTCTGATTTAGCAATGCACCTTCATCAAATCTTTGCTATTTTGGACACTCCTCGCGAGAAGCGAATGACGACATTGAGCGAAGCTTTAAATCAGTTCCCTTATGTTAACGGAAAATTGTTTGAAGAGACATTGCCACCTGCAGCATTTAATAAGGATATGAGAGAGCTTTTCCTAGAGTGCTGTATTTTAGACTGGGGTAAAATTTCTCCAGCGATATTCGGCTCAATGTTTCAAGGGGTAATGAAGCCTGATGAGCGTAGAAGTTTAGGTGCTCACTATACAAGCGAAAAGAATATTCTTAAAGTCATTGAACCATTATTTATGAATGATTTAAGAAAAGAATTCGAATCTTGTAAAGGAAACATCCGTAAATTAGAAGAGTTTCATGAAAAACTATCAACATTAACGTTTTTAGATCCTGCCTGCGGGTGTGGGAATTTCTTGATTATCGCTTATAGAGAACTGCGATTATTAGAAATTGAAGTACTTCGAGAAATTACAACTGGACAAATGGCAATTGATCTAGGATTTTTACTTAAAGTTAACGTTGATCAGTTCTATGGAATTGAAATTGATGAATTTCCGGCGCAAATTGCACAAGTAGCTTTATGGTTAATGGATCATCAAATGAACATGATGGCTGGCCAAGAGTTCGGTATGTATTACACACGTTTACCGTTAACTAAAAAAGCGAATATTCAACATGCAAATGCATTAGAAATAGACTGGGAATCGGTCATTTCGAGTAAAAGGTTGAGCTACATTTTAGGTAACCCTCCGTTTGTCGGTTCTTCGATGATGAGCAAGGAACAAAAAGAGGCAATGAAACCTATCACTAAAGAATTGAAAAGTGCAGGAGGATTAGACTTCGTTTGTGCATGGTACATTAAAGCTGCTCAGTATGTGCAATATTCAAATACACTTGTTGGACTTGTCTCCACAAATTCAGTTGTTCAAGGTGAGCAGGCAATCGTTTTGTGGAAGTATCTTTTTAAAGAAAAACGTATGACGATTCATTTTGCGCATCAAACATTTAAATGGACAAATGAGGCTAGAGGGAATGCAGCAGTATTCTGTATCATAGTAGGTTTTAGTGCTCACAGAGACCTTCCGAAACATTTGTACTCATATCCAGATATTTCTGCAGAACCAACTTTGAAAAAAGTAAAAAATATTAATCAATACCTATTAGAGTCACCAACAATTTTCATTGAGAAGAGAAGAAAACCAATTTCTGAAGTTCCTGAAATGCTTTACGGCACTAAACCTGTCGATGGTGGAAACTATCTCTTTACGAAAGAGGAAATGGAATCCTTCTTGCTTCAAGAGCCACAAGCGCAACCTTATTTTAAAACATGGATTGGGGCTCAAGAGTTAACGAATTCTACTGAACGATATTGCTTATATTTAAAAGATTGTCCGCCTGGACAGTTAAAAAAGATGCCACTTGTATTGGAAAGAGTAAATAATGTAAGAGCAATACGGTTGGAAAGTGATAAAAAATCTACAAAAGAATGGGCTAATTATCCTACACACTTCACTGAAGATCGATATTCAGATTCAAATATTTTAATCGTTCCTCGGGTAACATCAGAAAAACGTCCTTATGTCCCGATTGGATTTTATCAAAAAGGTACTATTTGCAGTGATGCGGCTTTTCAAGTTTCAAATGCCACTCCTTATCTGTTTGGATTACTAAACTCTTCAATGCATATGGCATGGTTAAAAACTGTAGGTGGCAGATTAAAGAGTGATTTCCGATATTCTAACACTCTAGTCTATAACAATTTTGTTTTCCCCAATGCTTCTGAACAGATTGTCGATAAAGTTGAGAAAGTAGCAAATGAAATTTTAGAACTTAGAAAGAATTACATTAGTTACAACAATACTCTAGCTGACTTATATTCTCCTTTAACGATGCCTCAGGATCTACGAAAAGCTCACAACAAATTAGATGCAATTGTTGATAAAGCTTATGGCCGTAAATTTAAAACTGAAGAAGAACGTGTTGTACATTTACTTTCGTTGTACACAGAGCTAACTTCAAAATAG
- a CDS encoding phage major tail protein, TP901-1 family yields MTKKMSGMKVKLYIYRQGTGRVLAGQRNASLGRSAESIDATSKDTEGFWNESLPGFKSYTIDADGAYVESDAAYEELETAFLNSENVDVYLEMPSGKRYEGNCTITDFSLDLPYDDLVTYSISLQGNGSLKIILESNQTEAITSNEVEV; encoded by the coding sequence ATGACAAAGAAAATGAGTGGTATGAAAGTTAAGTTATATATTTATCGACAAGGCACTGGCCGAGTATTGGCAGGTCAACGAAATGCTTCACTTGGTCGTTCGGCAGAATCAATTGATGCTACATCGAAAGACACAGAAGGATTCTGGAATGAATCATTACCGGGCTTCAAGTCTTACACGATTGATGCTGACGGCGCATATGTCGAATCAGATGCAGCATACGAAGAACTCGAGACAGCATTCTTAAATTCTGAGAATGTAGATGTCTATCTTGAAATGCCATCAGGCAAGCGATACGAAGGGAACTGTACAATCACAGACTTCTCACTTGATCTTCCATACGATGATCTCGTAACGTACTCAATCTCACTTCAAGGTAATGGTTCATTGAAGATTATTCTGGAGAGTAATCAGACTGAAGCCATCACTTCAAATGAGGTAGAAGTCTAA
- a CDS encoding fatty acid desaturase has protein sequence MSKEKIAQLRKHVSPFEKADVKKSVRQMINTILPFLAAWILAYQALQISVFLTIPLAIVAAGFVVRMFIIFHDCTHGSFFKNKKANAIVGTIMGILTLFPYEKWKREHSIHHASSGNLDKRGVGDIWVMTIEEYVEASKWTRLQYRLYRNPLVMFGLGPLFLILITSRFNRKDARKKERNNTYLINLSLVVLYALVIALVGWKAFLIVQGTTMFTAGVLGIWLFYVQHTFEDSYFEDESEWDYVKAAIEGSSYYELPKVLQWVTGNIGFHHVHHLSPRVPNYNLEQAHTSTPPLQKATTIGLFSSLKSLRYKLYDAKNKTFVTFRDIKHLLREPKTSSL, from the coding sequence ATGAGTAAAGAAAAAATCGCCCAGCTCCGGAAACACGTCTCACCGTTTGAAAAGGCCGACGTGAAGAAAAGCGTCCGGCAGATGATCAACACGATCTTGCCGTTTCTTGCCGCTTGGATCCTTGCCTATCAAGCGCTTCAAATTTCGGTCTTTTTGACCATCCCGCTCGCAATCGTCGCAGCTGGATTCGTCGTCCGGATGTTCATCATTTTCCACGACTGTACGCACGGTTCATTTTTCAAAAATAAGAAAGCGAACGCCATCGTCGGAACCATCATGGGTATCTTGACGTTATTCCCGTATGAGAAGTGGAAACGAGAGCATTCGATTCACCACGCCTCGAGTGGAAATTTAGATAAACGGGGAGTCGGTGACATTTGGGTCATGACAATCGAAGAGTACGTCGAAGCTTCGAAATGGACACGTCTCCAATATCGTCTATATCGTAATCCGCTCGTCATGTTCGGTCTCGGTCCGTTGTTCTTGATTCTCATCACGAGCCGTTTCAACCGGAAAGACGCCCGCAAAAAAGAACGAAACAACACGTATCTCATCAACCTGTCGCTCGTCGTACTCTATGCGCTCGTCATCGCACTCGTCGGATGGAAAGCGTTCTTGATTGTTCAAGGAACGACGATGTTCACAGCAGGCGTTCTCGGGATTTGGTTGTTCTACGTCCAACATACGTTCGAAGACTCATATTTTGAGGACGAGAGCGAGTGGGACTATGTGAAAGCGGCAATTGAAGGAAGCTCGTATTACGAGTTGCCAAAAGTATTGCAGTGGGTGACCGGGAATATTGGCTTCCACCACGTGCATCACTTGAGCCCACGCGTACCGAACTATAATCTGGAACAAGCCCATACGTCGACACCGCCGTTACAAAAGGCAACGACGATCGGTCTGTTCTCTAGTTTGAAGTCGCTGCGTTATAAGCTGTATGACGCGAAAAACAAGACGTTCGTCACGTTCCGCGATATTAAGCACTTGCTTCGGGAACCGAAGACGTCCTCGTTATAA
- a CDS encoding DUF6241 domain-containing protein, with product MFQKLKKLFTPKRLIIMTSVFILLIPVFFVSYTFYKNLSQGVENENLDDKYAKRVKELQIEVSKEDPLDRRGNSTAKTRVELEVSFNEEKPSRTELIKSMHLMTHQKISARSKWGAIPMTPDNIQQSADYLELLKTKFKIGDSMYSELKAMLDHWSQGDFSKADTEQDRLLHFLQASKGFSNGLATKNEEELFILNNFGPEYLNTLDETTYTSYEESSP from the coding sequence TTGTTCCAGAAATTGAAAAAGTTATTCACACCTAAGCGATTGATCATCATGACGAGCGTCTTCATCTTGCTTATCCCAGTCTTCTTTGTCAGCTATACGTTTTATAAAAATTTGAGTCAAGGCGTCGAGAATGAGAATCTTGATGACAAATACGCAAAGCGAGTCAAAGAGTTACAAATCGAAGTGTCTAAAGAAGACCCATTAGACCGGAGAGGCAACTCCACTGCCAAAACTCGTGTTGAATTAGAGGTCTCCTTCAATGAAGAGAAACCGAGCCGGACCGAACTGATTAAAAGCATGCACTTGATGACACATCAAAAAATATCGGCCCGATCTAAATGGGGAGCGATTCCGATGACCCCAGACAATATACAACAATCGGCTGACTATTTGGAGCTCCTAAAAACTAAATTCAAAATCGGAGACAGTATGTACTCGGAATTGAAAGCGATGCTCGATCACTGGTCGCAAGGTGACTTCTCTAAAGCCGACACGGAACAAGATCGTTTGCTGCACTTCCTCCAAGCGAGTAAAGGTTTCTCGAACGGATTAGCTACCAAGAACGAAGAAGAACTCTTTATCTTAAACAACTTCGGTCCTGAATACTTGAACACATTGGACGAAACGACGTACACGTCATATGAAGAATCATCTCCGTGA